From one Humulus lupulus chromosome 8, drHumLupu1.1, whole genome shotgun sequence genomic stretch:
- the LOC133797347 gene encoding uncharacterized protein LOC133797347 translates to MFIPKFLRVGIWTVKELSRGKSSTVIRARYTQSPFSQYLQTLSENKVSKGAIFQKLRHFSSATDNDPSQEGSGQEEKISVTFVDKDGEEKHIKVPIGMSMLEAAHQNDIELEGACEGSLACSTCHVIVMDMEYYNKLEEPTDEENDMLDLAFALTETSRLGCQVIAKPELDGVRLAIPAATRNFAVDGYVPKPH, encoded by the exons ATGTTCATTCCCAAATTTTTAAGAGTTGGAATTTGGACGGTTAAAGAGCTATCAAGAG GAAAATCTAGTACCGTAATTAGAGCTAGATATACACAGAGCCCTTTTAGCCAGTACTTGCAAACACTG TCAGAAAATAAGGTGTCCAAGGGAGCAATCTTTCAGAAACTTCGTCATTTTTCTTCAGCTACAGATAACGATCCTTCACAGGAAGGGAGTGGGCAGGAAGAAAA GATTTCTGTGACATTTGTGGATAAAGATGGAGAGGAAAAGCATATTAAGGTTCCGATTGGAATGTCTATGTTAGAAGCTGCTCATCAAAATGACATTGAACTTGAAG GAGCTTGTGAAGGCTCACTTGCCTGTTCAACGTGTCATGTGATAGTGATG GATATGGAGTACTATAATAAATTAGAAGAGCCAACGGATGAGGAGAATGACATGTTGGATTTGGCTTTTGCACTCACAGAAAC GTCTCGTCTGGGTTGTCAAGTAATTGCAAAACCCGAACTAGATGGAGTTCGTTTAGCTATTCCCGCTGCTACTCGCAACTTTGCTGTCGACGGGTATGTCCCAAAACCACACTAG